Sequence from the Priestia megaterium genome:
AAAATCGACGCTTTTTTAGCGCTTGCTACAACAGCTGTCACAGCCGATGTTTTTGCGTCCGCTTGGCTCATTCCCATACCCATATAGCGTTTGATCATTTCAGACAGCTGCAGCTTCACCTGAGGATCTACTGAGCTAATTTGACCTCGAAAATCTTCATAATAAATCGCGTTTTGTCGAACAACAAACCATCCTATTACAGGTGCTATAATGGCTCCTAGTAAATTTCGAATGGAGTGCAGTGAAATCGAACGCATCGAAGCTTGATGTAAATCTCCGGCTAGTGCCGCTCCTAGCGCACCAGATACCAGTGCCATACTAACACCCATACCAAAGAGCATAATGTAAACATATAAACTTACTAGTGATGTATCGGCTGATACGTTCACCCAGCTAAATCCTACAACGACAATGAGAAGTGATCCAATCGCTCCAAGGTAACCTGGACCAAACTTGTCATACAAGAATGTCGTGGCAAATGCTGAAATCAGTACCCCAACAAAAAAGTATAAATAAAAATAAGAAAGCGTGGTGTACGATGCATTTTGCACATTTTGCATGACGCCATTAATGCCTGCAATCGCTAAGATGTATGCCATATGACCGCCAATTGCCATAATTGTACCTGCAACTGGTTTTACGGCTAGCAGCGATTTTAATGGTACTAACGGATTTTCAGCTGCTAAATCAACTAAGACAAAAATGACAACTAATCCTGCTGCAGCTAGTAAGAAAGGCCACACTTGAATAGAAGCGAATCCTTCGTATCTTAGTTCATACAGTGGATACACTAATAAAATCATAATAAGACTAAGAATAAAGATACTTTTCTTATCTACTGGACGCTCTTCTTGCTGACTCGGATCGTGAGCAGGCAATACCTTATAACCAATAAATAGACATATAAGAGAAGCTATTATTCCTAAAACAAAAACCCAGCGCCAATTATCCATGCTAAGAGATACAGCACCTAAAAAGGCTCCAATCGCCGTTGAACCGAACAGTCCGCCGATCGCTAACACTAAAAAGAAGTTTCGAATTTTATTCGGAAACGAGATCAGCGCAGCTGGAATAATGGTTAAAAACAGCATTCCTGAGCTTAAACCTTGAATGAGACGACCAAGGGATAAAAACGCAACGTTTTCAGAAAAAACGTTGATAATCGAACCTGCTAAAAAGACTAAAACGAACGTTAAGTATGCTTTACGCACGCCATATTTTTTCGTGAGCATCGGACCAATAGGTACCCCAAGTCCAAATGCCAAGTTAGAAATAATAGATGGCAATAGTAAGCTTTGTGTACTCGCATCAAATCGATTTTGAATTAATACTTGATTGACCGTGTAGGATAAATTCAAAAAATACTGAGGGCCAATCGAAAATAGCGTTAAAATCGCCATAATTAAGTATTTAGGTACGCTTAAACCTTGTTTGTCGGAGGCTACTGCTGGATTATTCTGACTCATATTTATTCCTCCTTTTATTAAATTCTTTTTATAAGACTAACAATTCCTTACATATTTTATTGTACAAGTTGTATAATGCAAGTTATAGCAGCACTACATATTATACATCTTTTAATGAAGAAATCAACTTCTTTGTTTCAACTTAAAAAGACTATTTTTCAATAGCCTTCTTGTCCATCTATATGTATTCGCTTTAACATCCATTACTGCGCCATTTTTTAAAATCGTGATTCAAGCGGGATAAGCTTTTTTCCAGTGCTAAAATCTCTTCTTCCGACCAGTCTTCCAATACTTCAGCATAGGCTTGTTTACGCTTGTTTTGTACATGCTGCAAAATATCTTTTCCTGAATCCGTCATTTCAATTAAACTAATCCGCCCATTTTCTGGACTTGGAAAGCGGCGAACAAACTGTTTAGTCTCAAGGGCAGATACTTGCCGGCTAGCTGTAGATAAGCTCAGCTTTAAATTTTCAGCTAATGCATTAATCCCGAGCGGACTGCGCTGATCTAGCTCGCTTAACAGTAAATATTCGGACCGATCCAAGCTTCCAAGCTTAGGACTGTGCGTCGTTGTTAGACGAACAAGCAGCGCAATTTCGTGCTCAATGGTTTGCAGCGAGTCTCGCTTCACTTCTATCTCCCCCTTTATCTCATAGAACATTCTGTAATTTTCGATATGTTTACTATACCGCAACCGTTCGCGTGAACCAACCTTTTTTCCGTTTTTCTTCTATTATATAGAAAGAAATCATAGATGGGGTACATTTAATTCTAGCATCACAGGACAGTGGTCGCTTCCCATTACATGCGGATGAATAGCAGCTTCTTGAATAACGTCTTTAATTCTCTCTGATATGATAAAATAATCAATGCGCCACCCAATATTTCGTTCTCGCACTTTGTTCATATACGACCACCATGTATAAGCGCCTTCTCGATCCGGATATAGATAACGAAATGTATCAAGAAATCCGCTAGCAAGAAGCGTCGTCATTTTCCCTCGCTCTTCTATTGTAAAACCAGAATTGCCTCGGTTTGACTTTGGGTTGCGCAAATCAATCTCTGCGTGTGCTACGTTTAAGTCTCCGCATAAAATCACCGCTTTACGACTATTTAATTTTTTCAAGTACACAAGCAGATCATCTTCCCATTGAAGCCTTTCTTCAAGTCTCGCTAAATCTCTTTTAGAATTTGGCGTATACACATTTACTACATAGCATTGTTCAAACTCGAGTGTAATGATACGCCCTTCGTCTTCTGATTCTTTATCCACACCGTATGAAACCGATAAAGGCTTTTGCTTTGTAAAAACAGCCGTTCCGGAATAGCCTTTTTTCACGGCGTAATTCCAGTACTGATAATATCCTTCTAGCTGCAAATCGATCTGCCCCTCTTGCAGCTTCGTCTCTTGAATACAAAATACATCCGCATTCACTTCTTGAAAATAATCTAAAAATCCTTTTCGCACACATGCGCGAATGCCATTTACGTTCCACGAAATCAACTTCATAAACTCTTCACGTTCTCCTCACTCGATTTATGTATCAGTGTTTAGTGTAGACAATTTCTTGCATGAGTTCAAATAATTTAAAGCGTATACTTTTCTTTTCAAGGTATTCCTAATATTTCTTCTTATTTTATTTTCTGTACCTCAAACACTAGATATAAGAGGTGAAAAGCAATGTCAATAAACAATCGATATGACAATACCGAAGAAGTTTCTGCTGTTTCTAAAAAAGAAGAACATCCTGCTAAACAATGTGAAACACAAGATCAAACGGCGCTTACTAAAGAAGATTTTTCTTTAAATGATTCTGCTATTAAGCACTTCAGCAGGTAATCCATAAAAATAAAAACCCGTTAACTGGTAGCAAGACTTGCTGTCCCAAGCTCTTGCTATCCATTTCTTAAAAATAAGGTGGTCGTATGCTAAAAACCATTCAAATGATAGAAGCCATTAAAAAACATTCTATGCCTTTTGCTGATGTCGATGACTTACTGCCGCTTATTAACACAGCAAGCCGCGCTCAATACGTACTTCTCGGCGAAGCATCTCACGGCACATCTGAATTTTACGAAATTCGAGCAGCTATTACGAAAGAATTAATTCAGCATCATGATTTTTCCTTTATAGCAGTGGAAGGAGACTGGCCTTCGTGTTTTGAAGTTAATCGCTATATTAAAGGATATACAACTCAATACGCGAATGCCGAAGATGTCTTAAAATCTTTTAGCCGCTGGCCTTCATGGATGTGGGCCAATCAAGAAATAAAAGAATTGATTGAATGGCTTCGTGATTATAACAACAACTTGCCAGCACATCAGCCAAAAGTAGGTTTTTACGGCTTAGATGTATACAGCCTGTGGGAATCGATGGAAGCTATTATTGAGTACTTAGAAAACAACCACGCTTCTGATGCAAAGAAAGCGAAAAAAGCCTTTGAATGCTTTGAACCTTTTCATCGTGAAGCACAGATGTACGGAATTTCTTCTGCTCTTTACGGAAAAAACTGCATGGTAGAAATCTTAGAGCTTTTACAAACCATTCAGCAAAAGAAAGATACCTATACTCATGAGCCTGAGGCTGCGCTTAGTATGCAGGTAAATATGCTGGTAGCAAGCAATGCTGAAGCTTATTATCATACGATGATTACCAATGACAATGAATCGTGGAATATTCGCGATCGTCATATGGTAGAAGCTTTAAAATATATTCAATCTTACTACAAAGATAGCGCCAAAGGAATTGTATGGGAGCATAACACTCACATCGGAGATGCAAGAGCAACGGACATGAAAAGCAGCGGCATGGTGAATGTAGGTCAGCTTACCCGTGAAGAATACGGACAGAAGCATGTTTACGCCGTCGGATTCGGAACTCATCACGGCACGGTCATTGCTTCTGATAGCTGGGATAATCCTCAGCAGGAATTAACCGTTCCTCCAGCTATGGAAGGAAGCTGGGAAGATACCATTCACCGAGCAGGTGCTTTTGATCAATACCTCATGTTCACAGAAGAAAACCGAATATTTTTTCATTCAACGATAGGCCACCGCGCCATTGGTGTTGTATATGACCCAGAGATTGAACAATACGGAAATTATGTTCCTTCTCGCTTGTCAAAACGATATGATGCTTTTATTTACGTAGAAAAAACACACGCCTTATCGCCACTCATCTTTTAATTAAATAAGCGGACTTCCAACGAAGTCCGCTTATTTTTATTGCAAAAAGCTACGAATCGTATCGGTCACCAGTGCATGGTCTTCTTCTTGTGACATGCCTGATACGGTGATGCTTCCAATTACGCCAACGTTTTTAACCGAAATCGGAAATGACCCGCCTACCGCTTCGAATTCCTGAGGGTTAGCTGCATAAAACTGCGCGTAAGAACGATCTTTTAACTCGCAGTACAGCTTCATATAATACGAGCTGTGATGGTGGCGAAGAACGGTATTTGATTTTCGTTTAATCCATTCTTCATGGTCGGGAATGGCCCCTTCCATCGCATGTTGAAAGAGAGTTTGACCATTTCGTTTAATATTTACTGTAACGGCTTTCCCCTTACTTTTTGCTTCATTAATAATTGCTGTTCCTATCTGCAAAGCTTGGTCATTTGTAAATTGATGAAAGATTAGTTCTTTTTCCTGCTGAACTACTTTTTCAAGTAGTTTCTCTACCGAATGATTACTCACTGTTTCTCGCTCCTTAGTTAAAATAAACCGCTCGTTTTTCTTGGCTGCTTTCAAATGCCGCTTCGATAACTTTAACTACGTCACGAGCTTCTTCTGCTGAAACCGGAAGCTCTTCTCCTCGAAGCAGGCTGTCGGCTATTTTTTGATAATACGTCACATAAGAACCGTGCAGCGTTTGAATTTCTTCCGTTTCGCCTTCGCCTGTTGTCAGCTTCCCGTAGTGCTCAGGGCTGTCAGCTCCCCACGTATCATCCACAGGCTTCTTGCCGGCTCTTAGCATATCTTCTTGGCCGTCAATGCCGTATTTAATATAGCTTGCTTTTGTTCCGTGAACTTGAAAGCGCGGCCCGTTGCTTGGCACAATGGCACTTGAATGTAAAATAACGCGAAGAGAACCGTATCCAAGCACTACGTGGAAGTAATCATCCGCACGTGCATGATCTCGCTGACCAAACACATCAGCTTGAACAAATTCAGGCATTCCAAAAAGGTGTAAGGCCTGGTCAATTAAATGAGATCCTAAATCGTAAAGCGCTCCTGAACCAGGTCCTTCATTCTCTCTCCAGCGGTCTCGAACAGCTGGACGATAGCGGTCAAAATGAGCTTCATACATTTTAACGTCGCCTAATTTTCTTTCTTCAATCAGCTGCTTCACTGTCAAATAATCGTTATCCCATCTGCGGTTATGATAGACGCTTAGTTGCACATCTTGTTCTTTTGCTAATTGAATTAATTCATTTGCTTCTTTTTCCGATACGACCATCGGCTTTTCAATAATTACATGCTTGCCTGCACGCAGTGCGTCTTTCACCATTTCATAATGCATGCCGCTAGGCGTTGTAATAATAACTAAGTCAATGCTGTCATCTTCTAGAAGTTCAGATAGAGTGCTCACTACTTCAACATCTTCTAAGTCACTCTTTACTTTTTCAGGATTTGAACTCATTACTTTTGAAATATGAAATTCGTCTAACACGCTTAAAAGCGGCGTGTGAAAGACCGTTGCTGAAAATCCGTATCCTACTAATCCTACTTTTATTTTCTTCATTGTGTTTCCTCTCCTTTATCAAAATCTGTTACGATAAGCCGCACTTGATTTTGTTCTATTTTTTCTTTTACATCTGCTTCTGGCGCTTTATTCGTAATCAGGATATCAATGTCGCTCATATCACATACTCGGTGTAAGAATTCACGTTCAAACTTTGTATGATCCGCAAGCATAATAACTTGTCTTGCGCATTGAATCATCTGTCTTTTTAAAAACGCTTCTTCTTCACTTGGAGATGTAATACCATCTGCACCAACGCCGCACGTACCTAAAAACAGCTGATCTACTTTGTATTCCTGCAACGTAGAAATCGTTCTTGGCCCGGTGACGTTACGGTTTTTCCCGTTAAACTTGCCCGGCAGCAAAAACGTATCACTTGTCGTATATTGATCCAGCAAATCCACATTATCAATGGAATTCGTAATAACGGTTACATGCTTTACATCCATATACTTTGCCATCAGTGCGATGGTAGAAGACGTATCTAAAAGCACGTCATACCCCTCCGACATTAACGAAGCTGCTTCTTTAGCAATTTGTTCTTTGGCTTTGGTAGGCGTTCGCTCACTGTAATCAATGATATGACTTGACGATAGCGTCGCTCCGCCTTTAACTCTCATAACCTCACCGTTTTCTTCAAGCTTGACTAAATCACGTCTCGCCGTATCTTTTGAAACGGTAAACATATCGCACATTTCGTCTAACGTAATTGTACGGTGTGTATGAAGGTATTCAACAATCGCACTCATGCGCTGTTCTTGATACATTGAAATACCCTCCTTTTTTACTTTAATATGAGCTAATTGTAGCGCAAAGAAAAACTAAAAACCACTAAAAAAACTTAAAATGATTAATTTTTTTAAGTTTTTAACTTAAATTATAAAAGATTATTTAAACAAATTCGAAAAAAAGCATAAAAGTGTACAAACGCTTTTTGGAAATAACTATCTTATTTTGGATAATACTTCTTTTATATCTGATACCCTTTCATGCTTTTCACTAATCTCTTCTAAGCGATTCGGACTTCCAGCAAACGTATATGCAAAAAAAAAGCGGGAATCTTTACGATTCCCGCTTTTTCGTTACATCTTATGTTCAAGCGCCTTGAAGTTTTCTTGAAATTGCTCTAAGCAAACAAGTCCTTCTTCACGAAGGCGTTTGTTTTCTTCTTCGATAGCTTTTGTTTCCTGCATTCCTTTCATAATAATATTCCACGTTTGTTCCATCGTTTCTACTTTTACGCTGGGCGCACCCGACATTTTGGTAATTTTAACGCTTTGCTGTGAAATATTTTCTGCATTTCGAATGAGCAGCTCATTTGTGCGTTTGTCTAATTCGTTCATCGACTCCGCTACTAAATTTTGACGTTTTGCTGCGATTGCGTTAATAAGCCCATTTTTAAAAATAGGAATCGTTGTAATAAACGCAGAATTAATTTTGCCGATCAGCTTTGTATTTCCTCGCTGCAGCATACGGATTTGAGGAGCGGATTGATAAGATACTTGTTTTGCCATTTCTAAATCATATAATCGCTGCTCCATCAGCTCAACCGCATTTTTTAAGGTTTGAAGCTCCATTGCCGCCAGCTGATTTCCACTCGACGCTCTTTCTTCAAGCACCTTTAGCTCTTGTTTTAACTCTTCTACTTTCACTTCGCCCGCTACAATGTATTTTTCAAGCTCCATATAATACTGATAGTTTTGCTCGTAAAGCTGTTCAAGCGTTGTGGTTGAATGCTTCATTTCGGTTTCATATTTTGTAATCTCTACATATACTTTATCAATTTCAGAGCCCATCGTTTCATATTTTTGAAACAGCTTATCCACTATTTTTTGACCGCGTTTAAAAAGCTTAGAGAAAAACCCTTTATCTTCAACAAAATCCTTTGCATCAAATTTATCCATAATCTTTCCAAGCTGCTTTAATAATTGACTTGACTCTTCCATGCTAGACGATTTAATTGTACTAAGCACTTTTCCGGAAAACGAGGAAATTTCATTGGCTGTTTCTTTCCCATACTCAAGTAAAGCTAGCTGATTTTTATAATCAATTTGTTCTGCTAAGCGACGTACTTCCGGCTCTTCTCGCAGTTTTGCTTTTACTTCATTAGGCTTTGTTTCTAAAACTTCTTCGGCTTCGTTTAAATCTAAAGACTGTAATTCGTTTGTTGCCATTTAAAAACCCTTCTTTCTTTAAAAGATTCGTTTTAACCATTTTTGAATGAGCGATGGCTCTTTGAATTCTTCATTAAAGCTAATATCTTCTAGCCAATGTATATCGAAATATTTTTCTTCGACAAACGCTTCTATATCTATTTGACCGGTCGGATTAAAAAGAACAATATCAACGCCAAATTCATTTAACAGAAGCAGTAAAGCTGCATCTTCACGCGTAAACGTTTCATGTTCATTTCCGTGATAAATAATTACCCGAGGGACGTGCTGCGTATAATCAAATTTTTGAAGCATGCGAAGCACGTTGTTTGGAAGCTTCAAAGACTGATTAAACAAGTACATTTGATGCTGATACGCATCTTCATGATCCAACCGAAGGAGCTTTGAATGTGCACAATATCTGGAAATGGCTGCAGCTAGCCCTTGCTGAAGCCCGATAGGCAGTTCTTTATAGCGCCACCAGTTGCTTTCAATCATTTTATCAGGACTGAGCGTTCCATCACTTCCGAGAGCTCCTTGATAGTGAAAGTGATTATTTCCTTCTATTTTTTTGGCAAAAGGAACAGAATCAACAGGCAGAGCTAACTCATTTTCCGTTTGCATGAGCTCATGCACTTTACTCCAGTACTCTTTTCGGTTTTTAGAAATACCAAGTACTTTTGAAAATAGGACCGGCACGTGGACATATGGCTTTGACACTTCAAAATTAGGACGGATAAACGCCCGTTCTCTCATTAATAAAAAGATCTCATCATACGTCGTTTTGAGAGTAACTGAAGTTGGAAAATACGAACGAAATTGCCAAGGTTTATACAGCATGGACTCCTCTGAATGAAGCACTTGCTCAATTTCTTGAGACGCTCTAAATGCTACCGTACCTTTTCGAACCGGTTTATCCGTTGGAAAAGGTACAAGCGAGCTAGTAGAAGGAAACGTATAAACTGTTGTTAAATGTTGATTCTTATCTACTTCTTTTAAATTATCCTTTCCCTCTGGATGAAAGGTAAGGACGTCAAAACCTAGTAAAATTAAATAATAGAGAAAATACTGCTCGCTTTTATTTGCATCTCCGTACCACATGATGCGAGGCACGTGTTCAGGAAATGCTTTATCCAGCAGCCAAGGTTTTACATGATTCCACTGCCACTTTATTAAATCGATTAATACGCGTTGAAAATGCTCGTCCATAAAGCCCTCTGCATGCTGTTCTTTAAAACACGTTAACGTTTCAATAAATTTTTCACGTACTCTTCTATGTATAGCGGGACTTTCTGACTTTACGATCAGCTTTTTTCCTTCTAAAAAAGCAAACAGTCGATTGACAGAAAGGCCGCGTTCTTCTTGATTAATTTTAAGGATGGTTTGTACTTCTTTTAATCTATCATTCGAAATGGACTTATCAAGCTTATCGTGCAGGACAAGGATCGATGATGATGAATGTGCAAGTTCATAAAGAAAAGCTGCGTACTCGTCCGCATCAAGATGAGTGCCTAAATACCTTCCCGCCACTTGCTTATAGGAAGTTTGCTGCTCATTTTGTATAAAGTCACCTCGCAGAGAAACATCTTTAGAAAAAAGAGAAGTTCCATTCTGCTCGTTAAGATTAATGATATGAGGATCAATTAGTTTACTCACGCCTTACAGCTCCTTTCTTTTCAGACATATACATGCTAAAAAGAAAGGGTACTTGTTAAAGCACCCTTTCTTTTTCATTTATCCCATGCCTTTTTTATACGGATAATCCGTAGTTGCGGCAAAGGTCGGCCAAGCCACCGGAAAATCCGCTGCCAATGGCATTAAACTTCCAGTCGTTTCCGTGCTTGTATAGCTCGCATACAACGACAGCTGTTTCAATTGAAAAATCTTCGCCTAAATCGTAACGAAGCACTTCTTCATTTGTTTCAGCGTCTATCAGACGAACAAACGCGTTGGATACTTGTCCAAAGTTTTGTCCGCGAGCATCTGCGTCGTGAATCGTGACGCTAATTCCGATTTTTTCAACGTGGTCAGGAAGAAGGGAAAAATCAACGGCTATTTGCTCATCGTCTCCATCTCCTGCACCTGTACGGTTGTCACCGGTATGCTCCACAGCTCCATTTGGACTTTTTAAATTGTTGTAAAAAACAAACTCCTCTTCATTTACAACCTGACTTGATTTGTTAGCTAAAAATGCACATGCATCTAAATCGAAATCCTGAGATCCAGCATATTTATTTGTATCCCATCCAAGACCTACTATTACTTTTGTTAATCCTGGATTTGTTTTGGTTAGGTCAATGCGCTGACCTTTTGATAAAGAAATTGACATAAAAACATCCTCCGTACGTTTTCTTACTTCAATGATTAGGCGTTTAAACCAAAATCGTTTACAAGTGCCGCTAAGCCACCTTGATAGCCGCTGCCAATGGCATTGAACTTCCACTCTCCACCGTGTCGGTACAGCTCGCCTACCACAACCGCTGTTTCAATCGAGAAATCTTCACCTAAATCATAACGAATTAAC
This genomic interval carries:
- a CDS encoding MFS transporter, which codes for MSQNNPAVASDKQGLSVPKYLIMAILTLFSIGPQYFLNLSYTVNQVLIQNRFDASTQSLLLPSIISNLAFGLGVPIGPMLTKKYGVRKAYLTFVLVFLAGSIINVFSENVAFLSLGRLIQGLSSGMLFLTIIPAALISFPNKIRNFFLVLAIGGLFGSTAIGAFLGAVSLSMDNWRWVFVLGIIASLICLFIGYKVLPAHDPSQQEERPVDKKSIFILSLIMILLVYPLYELRYEGFASIQVWPFLLAAAGLVVIFVLVDLAAENPLVPLKSLLAVKPVAGTIMAIGGHMAYILAIAGINGVMQNVQNASYTTLSYFYLYFFVGVLISAFATTFLYDKFGPGYLGAIGSLLIVVVGFSWVNVSADTSLVSLYVYIMLFGMGVSMALVSGALGAALAGDLHQASMRSISLHSIRNLLGAIIAPVIGWFVVRQNAIYYEDFRGQISSVDPQVKLQLSEMIKRYMGMGMSQADAKTSAVTAVVASAKKASILHAYHNLFFMLGILGVIMLIASLSKAWSGQNRILVQKEEVQEKAEPQEERKMLPAPQTEETSV
- a CDS encoding MarR family winged helix-turn-helix transcriptional regulator, translating into MKRDSLQTIEHEIALLVRLTTTHSPKLGSLDRSEYLLLSELDQRSPLGINALAENLKLSLSTASRQVSALETKQFVRRFPSPENGRISLIEMTDSGKDILQHVQNKRKQAYAEVLEDWSEEEILALEKSLSRLNHDFKKWRSNGC
- a CDS encoding exodeoxyribonuclease III, with product MKLISWNVNGIRACVRKGFLDYFQEVNADVFCIQETKLQEGQIDLQLEGYYQYWNYAVKKGYSGTAVFTKQKPLSVSYGVDKESEDEGRIITLEFEQCYVVNVYTPNSKRDLARLEERLQWEDDLLVYLKKLNSRKAVILCGDLNVAHAEIDLRNPKSNRGNSGFTIEERGKMTTLLASGFLDTFRYLYPDREGAYTWWSYMNKVRERNIGWRIDYFIISERIKDVIQEAAIHPHVMGSDHCPVMLELNVPHL
- a CDS encoding erythromycin esterase family protein; this encodes MLKTIQMIEAIKKHSMPFADVDDLLPLINTASRAQYVLLGEASHGTSEFYEIRAAITKELIQHHDFSFIAVEGDWPSCFEVNRYIKGYTTQYANAEDVLKSFSRWPSWMWANQEIKELIEWLRDYNNNLPAHQPKVGFYGLDVYSLWESMEAIIEYLENNHASDAKKAKKAFECFEPFHREAQMYGISSALYGKNCMVEILELLQTIQQKKDTYTHEPEAALSMQVNMLVASNAEAYYHTMITNDNESWNIRDRHMVEALKYIQSYYKDSAKGIVWEHNTHIGDARATDMKSSGMVNVGQLTREEYGQKHVYAVGFGTHHGTVIASDSWDNPQQELTVPPAMEGSWEDTIHRAGAFDQYLMFTEENRIFFHSTIGHRAIGVVYDPEIEQYGNYVPSRLSKRYDAFIYVEKTHALSPLIF
- a CDS encoding heme-degrading domain-containing protein, with the protein product MSNHSVEKLLEKVVQQEKELIFHQFTNDQALQIGTAIINEAKSKGKAVTVNIKRNGQTLFQHAMEGAIPDHEEWIKRKSNTVLRHHHSSYYMKLYCELKDRSYAQFYAANPQEFEAVGGSFPISVKNVGVIGSITVSGMSQEEDHALVTDTIRSFLQ
- a CDS encoding oxidoreductase, which gives rise to MKKIKVGLVGYGFSATVFHTPLLSVLDEFHISKVMSSNPEKVKSDLEDVEVVSTLSELLEDDSIDLVIITTPSGMHYEMVKDALRAGKHVIIEKPMVVSEKEANELIQLAKEQDVQLSVYHNRRWDNDYLTVKQLIEERKLGDVKMYEAHFDRYRPAVRDRWRENEGPGSGALYDLGSHLIDQALHLFGMPEFVQADVFGQRDHARADDYFHVVLGYGSLRVILHSSAIVPSNGPRFQVHGTKASYIKYGIDGQEDMLRAGKKPVDDTWGADSPEHYGKLTTGEGETEEIQTLHGSYVTYYQKIADSLLRGEELPVSAEEARDVVKVIEAAFESSQEKRAVYFN
- a CDS encoding DeoR/GlpR family DNA-binding transcription regulator; this encodes MYQEQRMSAIVEYLHTHRTITLDEMCDMFTVSKDTARRDLVKLEENGEVMRVKGGATLSSSHIIDYSERTPTKAKEQIAKEAASLMSEGYDVLLDTSSTIALMAKYMDVKHVTVITNSIDNVDLLDQYTTSDTFLLPGKFNGKNRNVTGPRTISTLQEYKVDQLFLGTCGVGADGITSPSEEEAFLKRQMIQCARQVIMLADHTKFEREFLHRVCDMSDIDILITNKAPEADVKEKIEQNQVRLIVTDFDKGEETQ
- a CDS encoding toxic anion resistance protein; translation: MATNELQSLDLNEAEEVLETKPNEVKAKLREEPEVRRLAEQIDYKNQLALLEYGKETANEISSFSGKVLSTIKSSSMEESSQLLKQLGKIMDKFDAKDFVEDKGFFSKLFKRGQKIVDKLFQKYETMGSEIDKVYVEITKYETEMKHSTTTLEQLYEQNYQYYMELEKYIVAGEVKVEELKQELKVLEERASSGNQLAAMELQTLKNAVELMEQRLYDLEMAKQVSYQSAPQIRMLQRGNTKLIGKINSAFITTIPIFKNGLINAIAAKRQNLVAESMNELDKRTNELLIRNAENISQQSVKITKMSGAPSVKVETMEQTWNIIMKGMQETKAIEEENKRLREEGLVCLEQFQENFKALEHKM
- a CDS encoding YceG family protein; the protein is MSKLIDPHIINLNEQNGTSLFSKDVSLRGDFIQNEQQTSYKQVAGRYLGTHLDADEYAAFLYELAHSSSSILVLHDKLDKSISNDRLKEVQTILKINQEERGLSVNRLFAFLEGKKLIVKSESPAIHRRVREKFIETLTCFKEQHAEGFMDEHFQRVLIDLIKWQWNHVKPWLLDKAFPEHVPRIMWYGDANKSEQYFLYYLILLGFDVLTFHPEGKDNLKEVDKNQHLTTVYTFPSTSSLVPFPTDKPVRKGTVAFRASQEIEQVLHSEESMLYKPWQFRSYFPTSVTLKTTYDEIFLLMRERAFIRPNFEVSKPYVHVPVLFSKVLGISKNRKEYWSKVHELMQTENELALPVDSVPFAKKIEGNNHFHYQGALGSDGTLSPDKMIESNWWRYKELPIGLQQGLAAAISRYCAHSKLLRLDHEDAYQHQMYLFNQSLKLPNNVLRMLQKFDYTQHVPRVIIYHGNEHETFTREDAALLLLLNEFGVDIVLFNPTGQIDIEAFVEEKYFDIHWLEDISFNEEFKEPSLIQKWLKRIF
- a CDS encoding TerD family protein, which translates into the protein MSISLSKGQRIDLTKTNPGLTKVIVGLGWDTNKYAGSQDFDLDACAFLANKSSQVVNEEEFVFYNNLKSPNGAVEHTGDNRTGAGDGDDEQIAVDFSLLPDHVEKIGISVTIHDADARGQNFGQVSNAFVRLIDAETNEEVLRYDLGEDFSIETAVVVCELYKHGNDWKFNAIGSGFSGGLADLCRNYGLSV